A section of the Planctomycetota bacterium genome encodes:
- a CDS encoding glycosyltransferase family A protein, which translates to MTTISVVIPTYNRAALVSDAIRSALKQTSVPDEIVVVDDGGKDNTAEVVGAFPAPVRYVRRENGGLSRARNTGIEAATGSWVAFLDDDDAYEPEKIASTREVIARFPHAQVIATDATLVSPSGRTQGMFEVRGRSAAPGGEETSDPFGWALASCFFAQSMVVRRDVLAEVGGFTPDLFYEDFDIGTRLALQHRWVIDGRRLVRVIRREDGGANLSAEWSQKPLRSYGALIVIYERLVSRLGVGHPHYAVCQRRLKDYTFELGCAHLLNGDSRSAGAAFERSLALDRSLRNRARIGAARLLGNPWLKRRRKRQLARMAQARG; encoded by the coding sequence ATGACGACCATCTCCGTTGTTATACCGACGTACAACCGCGCGGCCCTGGTGAGCGATGCGATCCGCAGCGCGCTGAAGCAGACGTCGGTTCCGGACGAGATTGTCGTCGTCGACGATGGCGGCAAAGACAACACCGCGGAAGTGGTCGGCGCGTTCCCGGCGCCGGTGCGATACGTCCGCCGGGAGAACGGTGGGCTGAGCCGTGCTCGGAACACCGGCATCGAGGCGGCGACCGGAAGTTGGGTCGCATTTCTCGATGATGACGATGCGTACGAGCCCGAGAAGATCGCGAGCACTCGCGAGGTCATCGCGAGATTTCCGCACGCCCAGGTGATCGCCACGGACGCGACACTTGTCAGCCCCTCCGGGCGAACGCAGGGGATGTTCGAAGTGCGTGGACGCTCGGCCGCACCGGGAGGCGAGGAAACCTCCGACCCATTCGGCTGGGCGCTCGCCTCGTGCTTCTTCGCACAGTCCATGGTGGTGCGCCGCGATGTGCTGGCCGAAGTGGGGGGCTTTACGCCGGACCTGTTCTATGAAGACTTTGATATCGGCACACGACTGGCGCTTCAGCATCGGTGGGTCATCGATGGACGGCGCCTGGTGCGAGTGATCCGACGTGAGGATGGGGGTGCGAACCTATCGGCAGAATGGTCGCAGAAGCCGCTGCGGAGCTACGGCGCCCTCATCGTCATCTACGAGCGGCTCGTGTCGAGGCTCGGGGTTGGGCACCCCCACTACGCGGTGTGCCAGCGACGTCTCAAAGACTACACGTTCGAGCTGGGCTGCGCGCATCTTCTGAATGGCGACAGCCGGAGCGCCGGCGCCGCGTTCGAGCGGTCCCTCGCACTCGATCGATCGCTGCGAAATCGCGCGCGCATCGGTGCCGCCCGGCTACTCGGGAATCCGTGGTTGAAGCGCCGTCGCAAGCGGCAACTCGCGCGCATGGCACAGGCGCGCGGCTGA
- a CDS encoding FkbM family methyltransferase, with protein MTRSIRQSLSERLLRVVKLHGHTFIPVLTARSTVLDLGANVGGFSRAIRSRFGCPTRMVEANPALADALRADFGDHVLHAAAVSVPGDVTFQIDDNPEASRVVAGAGPASSGSALSGPSRPGCVTVRGMTLAQILEHFALPHVDLLKVDIEGAELGLLRHTPPEILARCDQVTVEFHNLAGVGSEQDVRDVVSHLRSLGFVGGRFDGISARSRHSIWKDHLNWLFVNTRAPSVSTSERMLALGPSRMVRWGMQLARRGVASAKGEIPGAGAA; from the coding sequence GTGACACGCAGCATCAGGCAATCGCTCTCCGAACGGCTTCTTCGAGTCGTCAAGCTGCACGGGCACACCTTCATTCCGGTACTCACCGCGCGGTCGACCGTCCTCGACCTCGGGGCGAACGTCGGAGGATTCTCGCGCGCCATTCGGTCGCGATTCGGTTGTCCGACGCGCATGGTCGAGGCCAATCCAGCCCTTGCCGACGCTCTTCGGGCCGATTTCGGCGATCATGTGCTCCACGCGGCCGCCGTCTCCGTCCCGGGCGATGTCACCTTCCAGATCGATGACAATCCGGAAGCGTCCCGCGTCGTCGCCGGTGCCGGCCCGGCAAGTTCCGGATCAGCCCTTTCCGGCCCATCCCGGCCCGGATGTGTCACGGTCCGCGGCATGACACTCGCGCAGATTCTCGAGCACTTCGCGCTCCCCCATGTCGACCTGCTCAAGGTTGACATCGAAGGCGCCGAGCTCGGGCTGCTGCGGCACACACCTCCCGAGATCCTCGCCCGCTGCGATCAGGTGACGGTCGAGTTCCACAACCTCGCGGGCGTGGGGAGTGAACAGGATGTGCGGGATGTCGTCTCGCATCTGCGGTCGTTGGGCTTCGTCGGCGGGCGATTTGACGGCATCAGCGCGCGCAGCCGTCATTCCATCTGGAAAGACCATCTGAACTGGCTGTTCGTCAACACACGGGCACCATCGGTGAGCACGTCCGAGCGAATGCTCGCTCTTGGCCCGAGCCGGATGGTCCGATGGGGCATGCAGTTGGCTCGACGCGGGGTGGCTTCGGCGAAGGGCGAGATCCCGGGAGCCGGCGCCGCGTGA